A section of the Devosia rhizoryzae genome encodes:
- a CDS encoding DNA methyltransferase codes for MNKLYYGDNLEVLRRHIRSESVDLVYLDPPFQSGRDYNVLFEEQDGTKAKAQIKAFEDTWEWDTEAAQLYDETVREGGSVGNALEAFRQLLGGTPMLAYLSMMAPRLVELRRVLKPTGSIYLHCDSTAGAYLRLLMDSVFGPKNFRNDILWYYYNKMHDRRKKLFPRATDTLLFYVKDVTEPFVFKQLKEMRDKPTMQLARKKVDGRIVNAKDEDGHVIYRLKEDRTIDNVWRISTIQPADTKQRMGYPTQKPERLLERVIEASSNEGDVVLDPFCGCGTAIAVAQRMRRNWIGIDVTHLAVGLIKYRLLHSFGSAQGKDYEVIGEPTTLEGAIQLASDDRHQFEHWSLGLVGARKSAKAKGADKGVDGQLSFQEGGVGSPHQKVLISVKSGKVSSPMIRDLRGVLEREKAAIGLFITLEQPSRDMRTEAANAGFYESPWGKHAKLQILTIEDLLGGKSPDLPPFQRGGTTFAIPGVVPDEGQQGELL; via the coding sequence GTGAACAAGCTGTACTACGGTGACAATTTGGAAGTGCTTAGGCGTCACATCCGATCAGAATCGGTAGACCTTGTTTATCTTGATCCACCATTTCAAAGTGGACGTGATTACAATGTTCTTTTCGAAGAACAAGATGGCACAAAGGCTAAAGCTCAGATTAAGGCTTTTGAAGATACTTGGGAGTGGGATACTGAAGCAGCGCAGTTGTACGACGAGACGGTCCGCGAGGGGGGCTCCGTAGGCAACGCACTTGAGGCTTTTAGACAGTTACTTGGCGGTACGCCAATGCTTGCATATTTATCCATGATGGCCCCACGACTGGTAGAACTTAGGCGCGTCTTGAAGCCAACTGGGTCAATCTACCTTCATTGTGACTCCACAGCAGGTGCATACCTGCGACTTCTAATGGACTCCGTTTTTGGACCTAAGAATTTCCGCAATGATATTCTTTGGTACTACTACAACAAGATGCACGATAGACGGAAGAAGTTATTTCCAAGGGCTACAGACACCCTCTTATTTTACGTAAAGGATGTCACAGAACCGTTCGTATTTAAGCAGCTCAAGGAGATGCGAGACAAACCAACGATGCAGCTCGCGAGGAAAAAGGTGGACGGGCGCATCGTCAATGCAAAGGACGAAGATGGTCACGTTATCTATCGCTTGAAAGAGGACCGCACGATTGACAACGTTTGGCGCATCTCCACGATACAGCCTGCCGACACCAAGCAAAGGATGGGTTACCCAACTCAGAAGCCTGAACGCCTGTTGGAGAGAGTTATAGAGGCCAGCAGCAACGAAGGTGATGTTGTACTTGATCCTTTTTGCGGCTGCGGCACCGCTATCGCCGTAGCTCAACGAATGCGGCGTAACTGGATCGGGATAGACGTCACCCATTTGGCTGTCGGACTAATCAAATATCGGCTGCTACACTCTTTCGGATCTGCTCAAGGTAAGGACTACGAGGTAATCGGAGAGCCGACTACTTTAGAGGGTGCTATCCAACTTGCCTCCGATGATCGGCATCAATTTGAGCATTGGTCTCTTGGGTTAGTAGGTGCTCGGAAATCTGCAAAAGCGAAAGGGGCAGACAAGGGCGTTGATGGGCAGTTGTCGTTCCAAGAAGGCGGCGTAGGCAGTCCGCATCAGAAGGTACTGATTTCCGTCAAGTCTGGCAAAGTATCGTCGCCGATGATCCGCGATCTGCGCGGTGTTTTGGAGCGCGAAAAAGCAGCTATCGGACTTTTCATAACTTTGGAGCAGCCAAGCAGAGATATGCGGACAGAAGCTGCTAATGCCGGGTTTTACGAGTCCCCGTGGGGAAAGCACGCTAAACTGCAAATCTTGACTATAGAGGATTTGCTTGGAGGCAAGTCTCCAGACTTACCACCATTTCAGCGAGGTGGGACCACGTTCGCAATACCCGGAGTTGTTCCAGACGAAGGGCAGCAAGGTGAACTTCTCTAA
- a CDS encoding type IIL restriction-modification enzyme MmeI translates to MPSPIEHFIARWQNQTGGAERANYALFLTELCAMLDVAPPQPASAEHENNDYVFERAVSFKEAGDKIGHGRIDLYKRGHFVLEAKQSRQKGGRKAIAGQEELFEPSTAPAGRRTADRNWDILMLNARRQAEDYARALPENHEWPPFIIVCDVGHAFEIFADFTGKGRNYTQFPDRQNFRIYLEDLRKDEVRERLRLIWTDPAALDPTRKAAKATRDVAERLANVTRLLEARGFDPELVAQFLMRCLFTMFAEDVKLLPEGSFQQLLKKCADDPQKFKPMVSQLWTAMNTGDFPYAIEAHVKKFNGDFFRNPVVLELKREEIGELLMAATKQWRDVEPAIFGSLLEGALNPKERSKLGAHYTPRAYVERLIIPTIMEPLRADWRDAAVAARKRLLRLHGNYSCTHSRGLCMLHMHKQKLHNNRSQREQAVLR, encoded by the coding sequence ATGCCATCACCGATCGAACACTTCATCGCGCGCTGGCAAAACCAGACCGGCGGCGCCGAACGCGCCAACTACGCCCTCTTCCTCACCGAACTCTGCGCGATGCTCGACGTCGCCCCGCCACAGCCCGCTTCCGCCGAACACGAAAACAACGACTACGTTTTCGAGCGCGCCGTCTCCTTCAAGGAAGCAGGCGACAAGATCGGTCATGGCCGTATCGACCTCTACAAGCGCGGCCACTTCGTCCTTGAAGCCAAGCAGAGCCGCCAGAAGGGCGGCCGCAAGGCCATTGCCGGCCAGGAAGAACTCTTCGAGCCCAGCACCGCCCCCGCCGGCCGCCGCACCGCCGACCGCAACTGGGACATCCTGATGCTGAACGCGCGGCGTCAGGCCGAAGACTATGCCCGAGCCCTGCCCGAAAACCACGAATGGCCACCCTTCATAATCGTCTGCGACGTAGGCCACGCGTTTGAAATCTTCGCCGACTTCACTGGCAAGGGCCGCAACTACACCCAGTTTCCCGATCGCCAGAACTTCCGCATTTACCTTGAAGACCTGCGCAAGGACGAGGTCCGCGAACGCCTGCGCCTGATCTGGACCGATCCGGCCGCCCTCGATCCCACCCGCAAGGCGGCCAAGGCGACCCGCGACGTTGCCGAACGCCTCGCCAACGTCACCCGCCTGCTCGAAGCGCGCGGCTTTGATCCCGAACTGGTCGCGCAATTTCTTATGCGCTGCCTCTTCACCATGTTCGCCGAAGACGTGAAGCTTCTGCCGGAAGGCAGTTTCCAGCAGCTTCTGAAGAAGTGCGCGGATGATCCGCAAAAGTTCAAGCCCATGGTCAGCCAGCTCTGGACCGCCATGAACACGGGCGACTTTCCTTACGCCATCGAGGCACATGTCAAGAAGTTCAACGGCGATTTCTTCCGCAACCCGGTCGTCCTGGAACTCAAGCGTGAGGAAATCGGCGAACTGCTGATGGCCGCGACCAAGCAGTGGCGTGATGTTGAGCCTGCCATTTTCGGCTCCCTTCTCGAAGGCGCGCTCAATCCCAAGGAGCGCTCAAAGCTCGGCGCCCATTACACGCCTCGCGCCTATGTCGAACGTCTGATCATCCCCACCATCATGGAACCGCTGCGCGCAGATTGGCGCGATGCTGCCGTCGCCGCCCGTAAACGGCTTTTGCGGTTACATGGGAACTATTCTTGCACCCATAGCCGAGGTTTATGCATGCTGCATATGCATAAGCAAAAGCTTCATAACAACAGGAGTCAACGTGAACAAGCTGTACTACGGTGA
- a CDS encoding M48 family metallopeptidase, which yields MLNSKLFLVVSTLVLPLLVVALGLWETGRGTEYRDFVVGERSALKAQLVEMEALPPPEFGGINMGMRYQADGNTYVGEFALDKMREAIGGFDLALAVAEYRQVLPPVVIASGGAAFLIGLGVILVSGMLAAVGARTRPGLLHGFSVVRRILPGALIGLVVITALAAVSIVLFEVAPLVRLDRLGRGQAYVLAIAAALVALALVTAWQALAQLRRFSLLFEPEAYPLIAQAVDRDVAPGLWRLVESFAQRLGAPVPDTIAVGLAQGFFVVSGPVKLLPDEQTVTGNTLHVPLGHLVFMQLDEAATVIGHELAHFAGEDTAYSQKFLPIYNGFGRSLDAVAAAGRARDGSLSFLTAPALALGYFVSDRFHLAVQHWSRIRELEADAKSATLTSQDAAGRALLRHSAVAGVIDDVVAYAWANPDRVPEDIVPFLLEAAGERGLDDPTPLLAQAIVHPTDSHPHSRDRLAAFGFSLDPQRVAAAVALPEDGHKRLASYFADPVAVSRLVTAGLVGASHRASTEHREALTATASAVGEEAVALYENTKPIAIMMFVIAVPMLALAAWTLAFGLPGFGSESIILTVAFGLCGGFILLLGLQAVQRSRTPFMWLYPDRVEHRHLDRPIMWSEVRNYSAVNASGTMVTTFLLKRSAKFPKCVGFGGRGRIILNPGAWVVTIRSVPPQKLKAKGYIELIDRYAQAAAAREALATAPAELSPTQE from the coding sequence ATGCTGAACTCGAAGCTGTTTCTGGTCGTTTCGACGCTGGTGCTGCCGCTCCTGGTGGTGGCGCTGGGGCTCTGGGAGACGGGGCGGGGGACAGAGTATCGGGATTTTGTGGTGGGCGAGCGGTCGGCGCTCAAGGCGCAGCTGGTGGAGATGGAGGCGCTGCCGCCGCCTGAGTTCGGCGGCATCAATATGGGCATGCGCTATCAGGCGGATGGCAATACCTATGTCGGCGAGTTTGCGCTCGACAAGATGCGCGAGGCCATCGGCGGGTTTGACCTGGCGCTGGCCGTGGCGGAATACCGGCAGGTTCTGCCGCCGGTGGTGATCGCCAGTGGCGGGGCGGCCTTCCTTATCGGCCTGGGGGTCATCCTCGTCAGCGGAATGCTTGCGGCCGTTGGTGCGCGAACGCGGCCGGGCCTCTTGCATGGATTTTCGGTCGTGCGGCGCATTTTGCCGGGGGCGCTGATCGGGCTGGTGGTGATCACGGCGCTGGCAGCAGTCAGCATCGTCTTGTTTGAAGTGGCGCCGCTGGTGCGGCTTGATCGGCTGGGTCGGGGGCAGGCCTATGTGCTGGCCATTGCTGCGGCTCTTGTGGCGCTGGCACTGGTCACGGCCTGGCAGGCGCTGGCGCAGCTGCGGCGGTTTTCCCTGTTGTTCGAGCCCGAGGCTTATCCGCTGATCGCGCAGGCGGTGGACCGGGATGTGGCGCCGGGGCTGTGGCGGCTGGTGGAGAGCTTTGCGCAGCGGCTGGGCGCGCCGGTACCGGACACGATCGCGGTCGGGCTGGCGCAGGGCTTTTTCGTGGTGTCGGGGCCGGTGAAGCTCTTGCCTGATGAGCAAACCGTTACGGGAAATACGCTCCATGTGCCGCTGGGGCATCTGGTGTTCATGCAGCTCGATGAAGCGGCGACCGTGATCGGGCATGAGCTGGCTCATTTTGCCGGCGAAGACACCGCCTATAGCCAAAAGTTCCTGCCGATCTACAACGGCTTCGGACGGTCGCTGGATGCCGTGGCCGCGGCAGGAAGGGCGCGGGATGGATCACTGTCGTTTCTTACGGCGCCGGCACTTGCGCTTGGCTATTTCGTGTCGGATCGCTTTCACCTCGCGGTGCAGCACTGGAGCCGGATCCGCGAGCTTGAGGCCGACGCGAAAAGCGCCACGCTAACGTCGCAGGACGCGGCGGGGCGGGCGCTGCTGCGCCATAGCGCGGTTGCCGGTGTGATCGATGACGTGGTCGCTTACGCCTGGGCCAATCCGGACCGGGTGCCCGAGGACATCGTGCCGTTCCTGCTCGAGGCGGCGGGGGAGCGGGGACTGGATGATCCGACGCCGCTCCTGGCGCAGGCGATCGTTCACCCAACCGACAGCCATCCGCATAGCCGCGATCGGTTGGCGGCATTCGGCTTCAGCCTTGATCCGCAGCGGGTCGCGGCGGCAGTGGCACTGCCGGAGGACGGGCACAAGCGGCTCGCGTCATACTTCGCCGATCCGGTGGCGGTGAGCCGCCTGGTTACGGCTGGACTTGTGGGCGCATCGCACCGCGCCAGCACCGAGCACCGGGAAGCGCTGACGGCGACTGCCTCGGCGGTGGGCGAGGAGGCGGTGGCGCTTTACGAGAACACCAAGCCGATAGCCATAATGATGTTTGTTATTGCGGTGCCCATGCTGGCACTGGCGGCCTGGACCCTGGCGTTCGGTCTGCCGGGCTTTGGCAGCGAGAGCATAATCCTTACGGTGGCGTTCGGGCTCTGCGGCGGCTTTATTCTTCTTCTCGGACTGCAGGCGGTGCAGCGATCGCGAACGCCGTTCATGTGGCTTTATCCGGATCGGGTCGAGCACCGCCATCTTGACCGGCCGATCATGTGGTCGGAGGTGCGGAATTATTCGGCGGTGAACGCGTCTGGGACGATGGTTACGACGTTTTTGCTGAAGCGCTCGGCCAAGTTTCCCAAGTGCGTCGGCTTTGGCGGGCGCGGTCGCATCATCCTTAATCCGGGCGCCTGGGTCGTCACGATCCGCTCGGTGCCGCCGCAAAAGCTCAAGGCGAAGGGCTATATCGAGCTGATCGATCGCTATGCGCAGGCCGCAGCGGCGCGCGAGGCGCTGGCAACGGCGCCTGCCGAACTTTCTCCCACCCAAGAGTAG
- a CDS encoding GGDEF domain-containing protein gives MDFSVRSKARVWAGTVLGTLFCVAAATIVDAPNFAGFTPEELTKALTIDILLPTVLAGPLLYFLLNQIRALALARDEMATMATTDSLTGVLNRGAFTMMVEAYLARAMQTQSGPAGSLLVIDADHFKSINDDFGHSAGDDALKQITARIRSALRSTDLVGRIGGEEFGVFLPAANGDQALMLAERIRKAVREIAFPGTGQHQLSVSIGGVTFHNEGNYDRLFKVADQCLYLAKDSGRDRVNMINYIGQLAA, from the coding sequence ATGGATTTCTCAGTTCGCAGCAAAGCACGAGTGTGGGCCGGAACGGTGTTGGGCACGCTGTTCTGCGTGGCTGCAGCGACCATTGTCGACGCGCCCAACTTCGCCGGCTTTACGCCCGAAGAGCTGACCAAGGCGCTCACCATCGACATCCTCCTGCCAACCGTCCTCGCCGGCCCCCTGCTCTATTTCCTTCTCAACCAGATCCGCGCCCTCGCCCTCGCCCGCGACGAAATGGCGACCATGGCGACCACCGATAGTCTCACCGGCGTGCTCAACCGCGGCGCCTTTACCATGATGGTTGAGGCCTATCTCGCCCGCGCCATGCAGACCCAGTCCGGCCCTGCCGGCTCGCTGCTCGTCATCGACGCCGATCACTTCAAGTCCATCAACGACGATTTCGGCCATTCCGCGGGCGATGATGCGCTCAAGCAGATCACCGCCCGCATCCGCTCTGCCCTTCGCTCCACCGATCTTGTCGGCCGGATCGGTGGCGAAGAATTCGGCGTCTTCCTGCCCGCCGCCAATGGCGATCAGGCCCTCATGCTTGCCGAACGCATCCGCAAGGCGGTGCGCGAAATCGCCTTCCCCGGCACCGGCCAGCACCAGCTCTCGGTCAGTATCGGCGGCGTCACCTTCCACAACGAAGGCAATTATGACCGCCTCTTCAAAGTCGCCGACCAGTGCCTCTACCTGGCAAAGGACAGCGGCCGCGACCGGGTCAACATGATCAACTATATCGGCCAGCTCGCCGCCTAA
- a CDS encoding pyridoxal phosphate-dependent aminotransferase — protein MAFLSDALSRVAPSATVAISQKARVLAAEGRDIIALSAGEPDFDTPQHVRDAAVRAMNEGKTRYTNVDGIAELKDAVAQKFRRDNGLDVSAADCFVSSGGKQIIFNALMATLNPGDEVVVPVPYWVSYPEIVRLCGAEPVFAVADASTGFKLSPEALERAITPATKWLILNTPSNPTGAAYTAAELRGLADVLLRNPYVHILTDDIYEVLVYDGGTFATIAQVEPALQPRTLTMNGVSKSHAMTGWRIGYCTGPRPLLAAMTKLQGQSTSNPTSISQWAAVEALNGPQDFLKDWLQVFQARRDLVVSGLNANTGLDCLTPEGAFYVFPSCQRLLGKTSAGGTTLTTDEDFVMALLEETGVALVHGTAFGLPGHFRLSYAASNRELEEAVRRIQTFCAGIS, from the coding sequence ATGGCTTTTCTGTCCGACGCCCTTTCCCGCGTGGCCCCCTCTGCAACAGTGGCTATCAGCCAGAAGGCCCGCGTCCTGGCCGCAGAAGGCCGCGACATCATTGCCCTTTCTGCCGGCGAGCCGGATTTCGACACGCCGCAACATGTGCGCGACGCCGCCGTCCGCGCCATGAATGAAGGCAAGACGCGCTACACCAATGTCGACGGTATTGCCGAGCTCAAGGACGCCGTGGCGCAAAAGTTTCGTCGCGACAACGGCCTCGACGTTTCCGCCGCCGACTGCTTTGTTTCCTCTGGCGGCAAGCAGATCATCTTCAACGCGCTGATGGCCACCCTCAATCCCGGCGACGAAGTCGTGGTCCCGGTCCCCTACTGGGTCAGCTACCCCGAAATTGTCCGCCTCTGCGGCGCCGAACCGGTCTTTGCCGTCGCCGATGCCTCGACCGGCTTTAAGCTCAGCCCCGAAGCATTGGAGCGGGCAATTACCCCCGCCACCAAGTGGCTAATCCTCAACACGCCTTCCAACCCTACTGGTGCCGCCTACACGGCCGCAGAGCTGCGCGGCCTGGCCGACGTGCTGCTGCGTAACCCCTATGTCCACATCCTGACCGACGACATCTACGAAGTGCTGGTCTATGATGGCGGCACTTTCGCCACCATCGCCCAGGTCGAACCGGCGCTTCAGCCCCGCACCCTGACCATGAACGGCGTCAGCAAATCCCACGCCATGACCGGCTGGCGCATCGGCTATTGCACCGGCCCGCGCCCGCTTCTTGCCGCCATGACCAAGCTGCAGGGCCAGTCGACATCAAACCCCACCTCCATCTCGCAATGGGCGGCTGTCGAAGCCCTCAACGGCCCGCAGGATTTTCTAAAGGACTGGCTGCAGGTCTTCCAGGCCCGCCGCGACCTTGTCGTTTCCGGCCTCAACGCCAATACCGGGCTCGATTGCCTCACCCCGGAAGGCGCCTTTTACGTCTTCCCCTCCTGCCAGCGGCTTCTGGGCAAGACCAGCGCCGGCGGCACGACGCTGACGACCGACGAAGATTTCGTCATGGCCTTGCTCGAGGAAACCGGCGTCGCCCTGGTCCACGGCACCGCCTTCGGCCTCCCGGGCCATTTCCGCCTGAGCTACGCCGCCAGCAACCGCGAACTCGAAGAAGCCGTGCGCCGCATCCAGACCTTCTGCGCCGGCATCAGCTGA
- a CDS encoding LacI family DNA-binding transcriptional regulator — protein sequence MNKSSSEPIRLRDVAREAGVSQGTASNVFNRPEVVREEVRARVLEAAEKLGYAGPSVAGRLLRAGKVNAVGVAAIEPLSYFFEDPWARNLLKHISDICDAQGAGVALVSAKSDERLDWNIQSAVVDGFILLCVEGGDRLVEVTRARQLPYVALAIGGDDPSIPAIGVDNVSGAKLAAEHLLSLGHRHLAALATTFGIDGMGYADEAHVRAAMYSTSRDRAFGYWEALGDVGLNPADMPIYETRETRDSTHAMIELMFAAEQRPTGILAMSDKLAMWSLEWLAARKIKVPEDVSVIGFDGVPEAAFSLPPLTTMEQPMAKIARMAVDAAMGGEQIAGKHLLDAVIVVRESTAPPR from the coding sequence ATGAACAAGTCCTCGTCCGAACCTATCCGTTTGCGCGATGTTGCCCGCGAAGCAGGCGTCTCCCAGGGCACTGCGTCCAATGTCTTCAACCGGCCGGAAGTGGTCCGGGAAGAGGTCCGTGCCCGGGTGCTCGAAGCAGCGGAAAAACTTGGTTATGCCGGACCTTCTGTCGCGGGGCGCCTCCTGCGCGCAGGCAAGGTCAACGCAGTCGGCGTCGCCGCTATCGAACCGCTAAGCTACTTCTTCGAGGATCCCTGGGCCCGCAACCTCCTTAAGCACATCTCGGACATCTGCGATGCCCAGGGCGCCGGTGTGGCTTTGGTCTCGGCTAAGAGCGATGAACGTTTGGACTGGAACATCCAATCCGCCGTAGTTGACGGATTTATTCTCCTTTGCGTCGAAGGCGGCGACAGGCTTGTGGAAGTCACGCGCGCGCGCCAACTGCCCTATGTCGCCCTGGCTATAGGCGGCGATGACCCTTCCATTCCGGCGATCGGCGTCGACAACGTCTCCGGCGCAAAACTGGCAGCTGAACATCTTCTCTCCCTCGGGCACCGTCACCTTGCTGCGCTCGCGACCACCTTTGGCATTGATGGCATGGGATATGCCGATGAGGCGCATGTGCGTGCTGCTATGTATTCGACCTCGCGGGATCGCGCCTTTGGCTACTGGGAGGCTCTTGGCGACGTTGGCCTCAACCCTGCCGACATGCCCATCTACGAAACCCGCGAAACCCGGGACAGCACCCACGCCATGATCGAACTCATGTTCGCCGCCGAACAGCGTCCCACCGGCATCCTCGCCATGTCGGACAAGCTTGCCATGTGGTCGCTCGAATGGCTCGCCGCCCGCAAGATCAAGGTTCCGGAGGACGTCTCAGTCATCGGCTTCGACGGAGTCCCGGAAGCTGCATTCTCACTGCCGCCCTTGACCACGATGGAACAACCCATGGCAAAGATTGCACGTATGGCGGTGGACGCCGCCATGGGCGGGGAACAGATTGCCGGAAAGCACTTGCTGGACGCCGTGATTGTCGTCCGTGAGAGCACTGCGCCACCGCGCTAG
- a CDS encoding DUF4864 domain-containing protein has protein sequence MRAVLGLVLSVLAVNPILAQEAETPWRDAVNAQIEAFRSGDAETALEYAGAAFKNTYKDPERFLADVERAGYAPIVASRTHSFGTFREFGETAVIQIVNLVGPDQSLYEAAYQLANEPDEGWRVQGVVMRKTEGMGI, from the coding sequence ATGCGTGCAGTTCTGGGCCTGGTGTTAAGTGTGTTAGCCGTCAATCCTATCCTTGCGCAGGAGGCCGAGACGCCTTGGCGCGACGCCGTCAACGCGCAAATTGAAGCCTTTCGCAGCGGCGACGCCGAGACCGCGCTCGAATATGCCGGCGCCGCCTTCAAAAACACCTATAAGGACCCGGAACGCTTCCTCGCCGATGTGGAACGCGCCGGCTACGCACCAATCGTCGCCTCCCGCACCCACAGTTTTGGCACCTTCCGCGAGTTCGGCGAAACTGCCGTCATCCAGATCGTCAATCTAGTCGGCCCCGACCAGAGCCTCTACGAAGCCGCCTACCAGCTCGCCAACGAGCCCGACGAAGGCTGGCGCGTCCAAGGCGTCGTCATGCGCAAGACGGAAGGGATGGGGATATAG